In Aegilops tauschii subsp. strangulata cultivar AL8/78 chromosome 3, Aet v6.0, whole genome shotgun sequence, one genomic interval encodes:
- the LOC109753982 gene encoding uncharacterized protein: MPSWKDGEESSDEEELVGMDLEQHWANPGTTIDASFCGRAADASITCRLHLAPCMKYVAFEGKDTGRRFYGCVVPQLQESNYDGIDCGVPQWVDAPWPSVLQRCLVKIWEMFHEENHGRMIDHEKYKKELDKVNKQLDTLGDQYSQLVEDVTKMFDWADQNNRVMSDEEFKQKQMDVDKDMEKLAISKEKESADFGKMKEMEKLAQELKEM; encoded by the exons ATGCCGTCTTGGAAGGATGGAGAGGAGAGCAGCGACGAGGAGGAGCTGGTCGGCATGGATCTCGAGCAGCACTGG GCGAACCCTGGCACCACTATAGATGCATCCTTCTGTGGTAGAGCTGCAGATGCAAGCATCACATGTAGACTGCACTTGGCCCCATGCATGAAATATGTTGCATTTGAAGGAAAGGACACTGGGAGGAGGTTCTATGGATGTGTTGTTCCTCAG TTGCAAGAATCAAATTAT GATGGTATTGATTGTGGAGTTCCTCAGTGGGTTGATGCCCCATGGCCTTCTGTTCTGCAAAGATGTTTGGTGAAGATATGGGAGATGTTTCATGAGGAGAACCATGGTAGAATGATTGACCATGAGAAGTATAAGAAAGAGTTGGACAAGGTGAACAAGCAGTTGGATACACTTGGGGATCAGTACAGTCAGCTGGTTGAGGATGTCACCAAGATGTTTGATTGGGCAGATCAGAACAACAGGGTCATGAGTGATGAAGAGTTCAAGCAGAAGCAGATGGATGTGGACAAGGACATGGAGAAGCTAGCTATCAGCAAGGAGAAGGAGAGTGCTGACTTTGGCAAGATGAAGGAGATGGAGAAGCTGGCTCAGGAGCTCAAGGAGATGTAG